A single window of Syntrophus aciditrophicus SB DNA harbors:
- a CDS encoding lysophospholipid acyltransferase family protein gives MKKLQSHTVVLLILKSIPLSVRRFLFTGIALLVYCLVPKRRLIALYNLHRAFPEKSMDELVRIAKGVYRNVGILAAEFVDIPSLNASRINEFMEVRGLENYWKAKAKNKGVVLVTAHFGNWELMAAAFAVIGEPIMILYRPFDNPLLENIVSTVRTSTGNTVTPANRAMRGILRRLRDKKTVGLLIDQNVSPPEGRFVQFFNRPACTSPGLAHIALLTDAPVVPAFLIRKEDGKYILEIGAERELIKSGDDDRDIILNTQRYTRAIEDVVRQHPEQWFWVHHRWKAQPLPHQ, from the coding sequence ATTCTTATTCACCGGCATTGCCCTTCTTGTTTACTGCCTGGTACCGAAAAGACGCCTGATCGCCCTTTATAATCTGCATCGCGCCTTTCCGGAAAAATCCATGGACGAACTTGTCCGGATTGCAAAGGGGGTTTACCGGAACGTCGGCATCCTGGCAGCCGAATTTGTGGACATTCCCTCTCTGAACGCAAGCCGGATCAATGAATTCATGGAAGTCCGGGGGCTGGAAAATTACTGGAAAGCCAAGGCAAAAAATAAAGGGGTGGTCCTGGTGACGGCTCACTTCGGTAACTGGGAATTGATGGCAGCGGCTTTTGCCGTCATCGGGGAGCCCATCATGATCCTCTATCGACCCTTTGATAACCCCCTGCTGGAAAACATCGTTTCCACAGTGAGGACGTCGACAGGCAATACGGTCACTCCCGCGAACCGAGCCATGCGCGGAATATTGCGGCGCCTGAGAGATAAAAAAACCGTGGGGCTGCTGATCGATCAGAATGTTTCACCGCCGGAAGGCCGTTTTGTCCAGTTTTTCAACAGGCCTGCCTGTACGTCGCCGGGATTGGCGCATATCGCTCTTCTTACAGACGCTCCGGTCGTACCTGCCTTTCTCATTCGAAAAGAGGATGGAAAATATATTCTGGAGATTGGCGCCGAAAGAGAGTTGATCAAATCCGGAGACGATGACCGGGATATTATTCTGAACACGCAGCGTTACACCCGAGCTATCGAGGATGTCGTCAGGCAGCATCCGGAACAGTGGTTCTGGGTCCATCACCGCTGGAAAGCACAACCGCTTCCTCATCAATAA